Proteins from a single region of Rhipicephalus sanguineus isolate Rsan-2018 chromosome 5, BIME_Rsan_1.4, whole genome shotgun sequence:
- the LOC119393778 gene encoding neural cell adhesion molecule 1-B — MHRVKHAGQFSRWQLFTVLAVLLAARSSRSTPLEPEGRDVVEGESLRLSCNFNPALASRNLLYFWFRTNRHGKENAAISGSALDPHYSVEYNPAEGRYALLISRAQYDKDNGHYECKLKESGSGADVHNAAYDVTVLIAPGEPRITPSSPTALEGEPLALTCASEGGSPDPDVDWFRGDERLPSALTRGGARDRPTAAVLTLTPGREDDGAEFRCRITNRAMPQGSAYEARTTIRVHYAPKITVGPYNPLNVMVGTDATLTCSVLANPPVRSVRWMKRGQLLSNTYNHTIPSVTPEDSGNYACVADNGILQPSQVELHLSVLYGPRVNVLPEQEAAQGENVAIKCNVASNPEPHSILWTKQGDGQFALQGDTLRLDRVTAEDAGTYICQATVIMRPSATAIHTEVVGNDSVVLHVRHKPGEAEITPQGPTAVAGRPFVLTCGARPPGWPRPEYRWWREGQEHIDLGHRSNHSFLSVHSSHEGRYFCQPHNALGKGSIASVYLAVNEAATIIVPLRPQIIRKAGDQSQSVTCRARGKPKPQVHWTHRDRELKMSPESGFEIKTIESIEDNEVFSVQSTLTFQRALTPEDRGKYACLFDNGFGGAAKSEMMLRIEHPPQVRHTYNRVAFDPGDMAVLRCQMQAYPEPTFEWVYKGRILERYANYATNVTDDGDDLYTGALSVADVKESDYGDYTCRAWNQVGDVQRTILKLVKKSAPDQPGRLVAVSSDSDKVTLQWTEGFNGGFGNTEFVVTYSNVASGQTKNESCRSHNPCTITGLEPKSEYVMKVVAVNARGFSSYSEEITVQTKVNLKDMPRPLSAQFDQETGRVYFTVEQNTERLLARVEGRARGQEQWTPLAEVEVDRPQISLEVANAAALVDIRVLLCLQSNASWCGDERLAEPFDEFSMTTESSLHPVGAPVTIKTMNVVIIVAVAAGLFFLLVVVFVCCCWKRKASKVNKKDYESEVQNARPKVISGPYYHDDVGKGLDTNVDDMNKHTIYAGSIGSSPHMANGHAGNQITSNGMLYGSADMLDGVHGGSGSDGAGDLWVKGGQGEMSTPPEASYQPYDARMPSGYYYPDDYQGLNEDVMNLKNREHLHSPYYDVSGLPDPYATMGDEDKNPQISLSFDESLESGYSTPNSRNRRIVREIIV; from the exons TTCTGGCTGTGCTGCTGGCGGCGCGGTCAAGCAGGAGTACGCCCCTGGAACCCGAAGGACGGGACGTAGTCGAAGGCGAGAGCCTGAGGCTCTCGTGCAACTTCAACCCGGCGCTGGCGAGCCGCAACCTGCTCTACTTCTGGTTCCGCACGAACCGACACGGCAAGGAGAACGCGGCCATCAGCGGTAGCGCGCTGGACCCTCACTACAGCGTCGAGTACAACCCGGCCGAGGGCCGCTACGCCCTGCTCATCTCGCGCGCCCAGTACGACAAGGACAACGGCCACTACGAGTGCAAGCTCAAGGAGAGCGGCAGCGGCGCCGACGTCCACAACGCCGCGTACGACGTGACCGTGCTCATCGCGCCGGGCGAGCCTCGCATCACGCCGTCCAGCCCGACGGCGCTCGAGGGCGAGCCCCTGGCGCTGACGTGCGCCAGCGAGGGCGGCAGTCCGGATCCCGACGTCGACTGGTTCCGCGGCGACGAACGGCTGCCGTCGGCGTTGACCCGGGGAGGAGCCCGCGACCGGCCGACGGCCGCGGTTCTGACCCTGACCCCCGGACGTGAGGACGACGGCGCCGAGTTCCGGTGCCGCATCACCAACCGCGCCATGCCGCAGGGAAGCGCGTACGAGGCGCGCACCACGATACGCGTCCACT aTGCGCCCAAGATCACGGTTGGCCCCTACAACCCGTTGAACGTGATGGTGGGCACCGATGCCACGTTGACGTGCTCCGTGCTAGCCAATCCTCCTGTGCGGTCTGTGCGGTGGATGAAGCGAGGCCAGCTGCTGTCAAACACGTACAACCACACAATTCCATCTGTAACGCCTGAAGACAGTGGCAACTACGCTTGTGTTGCTGACAATGGAATCCTGCAGCCTTCACAAGTGGAGCTGCATCTTAGTGTGCTGT ATGGACCCCGCGTGAATGTGCTGCCGGAGCAGGAAGCTGCACAAGGAGAGAATGTGGCCATCAAGTGTAATGTTGCCTCAAACCCTGAGCCCCACTCCATCTTGTGGACCAAACAAGGGGACGGCCAGTTCGCACTCCAGGGAGACACACTACGTTTGGACCGCGTCACTGCTGAGGATGCCGGCACTTACATATGCCAAGCCACGGTCATCATGCGACCTTCTGCTACTGCTATCCATACGGAAGTGGTCGGCAACGACTCTGTTGTGCTGCACGTGCGAC ACAAACCCGGAGAGGCAGAAATCACTCCCCAGGGCCCCACGGCTGTGGCGGGCCGCCCTTTTGTGCTGACATGCGGTGCCCGTCCTCCTGGCTGGCCACGTCCCGAATACCGCTGGTGGCGTGAGGGACAGGAACACATCGACCTCGGTCACCGGTCCAACCACAGCTTCCTCTCAGTGCACAGCAGCCACGAGGGTCGGTACTTCTGCCAACCACACAACGCATTGGGAAAAGGATCCATCGCATCGGTCTACCTGGCAGTCAATG AAGCGGCTACTATCATAGTGCCTCTGAGGCCCCAGATCATTCGCAAAGCGGGCGACCAGAGCCAGTCTGTGACGTGCCGTGCCCGCGGGAAGCCCAAGCCACAGGTGCACTGGACCCACCGAGACAGGGAACTAAAGATGAGCCCCGAGTCTGGCTTTGAAATCAAGACCATCGAGAGCATTGAGGACAACGAAGTGTTCTCAGTCCAGAGCACCCTGACGTTTCAGCGAGCTCTCACCCCCGAAGACCGAGGAAAATATGCCTGCCTGTTCGACAATGGCTTCGGCGGTGCTGCCAAATCAGAAATGATGCTTAGGATCGAAC ACCCTCCTCAAGTGAGGCACACCTACAATCGAGTGGCCTTCGACCCTGGAGACATGGCTGTGCTCCGCTGCCAGATGCAGGCCTACCCCGAGCCAACTTTTGAATGGGTCTACAAAGGCCGCATCCTCGAACGCTATGCGAACTATGCCACCAACGTGACTGATGACGGAGATGACCTCTACACTGGTGCCTTGTCGGTGGCAGATGTGAAGGAAAGTGACTACGGTGACTACACCTGCCGTGCCTGGAACCAAGTCGGAGATGTTCAGCGAACAATACTCAAGCTCGTCAAAAAGA GTGCACCTGACCAACCAGGTCGTCTTGTAGCTGTAAGCAGCGACTCCGACAAGGTCACATTGCAGTGGACTGAAGGTTTCAACGGAGGCTTCGGCAACACGGAATTTGTCGTCACTTATTCCAACGTTGCTAGTGGACAGACAAAGAACGAGTCCTGCCGATCGCACAACCCGTGCACCATAACTG GTCTGGAGCCTAAGTCGGAGTACGTTATGAAGGTTGTGGCTGTTAATGCAAGAGGATTCAGCTCATACTCCGAAGAAATTACTGTGCAAACGAAAGTTAACCTCAAGG ACATGCCGCGGCCACTGTCTGCCCAATTCGATCAAGAGACGGGCCGAGTGTACTTCACTGTTGAACAGAACACAGAGAGGCTTTTGGCGAGGGTCGAAGGTCGTGCTCGTGGCCAGGAGCAGTGGACGCCCCTGGCTGAGGTGGAGGTCGACCGTCCCCAGATTTCCCTGGAAGTTGCCAATGCTGCTGCCCTTGTCGACATCCGTGTGCTGCTCTGCCTCCAGAGCAATGCTTCATGGTGCGGAGACGAGCGTTTGGCCGAGCCTTTCGATG AGTTCTCCATGACGACCGAGAGCAGTCTGCATCCAGTGGGTGCCCCGGTGACCATCAAGACCATGAACGTTGTCATCATTGTCGCTGTGGCCGCGGGGCTCTTCTTCCTCCTGGTGGTTGTGTTTGTCTGCTGCTGCTGGAAGAGGAAAGCCAGCAAAG TAAACAAGAAGGATTACGAATCTGAGGTCCAAAA TGCAAGACCAAAGGTTATCAGCGGACCTTATTATCACGATGACGTGGGCAAGGGGCTGGACACGAACGTCGATGACATGAACAAGCACACCATCTATGCCGGAAGCATTGGTAGCTCCCCACACATGGCCAACGGACATGCTGGAAACCAGATAACGTCCAACG GTATGCTTTACGGATCAGCAGACATGTTGGACGGAGTGCATGGTGGCAGTGGTAGCGATGGTGCCGGTGACCTCTGGGTGAAGGGAGGACAGGGAGAGATGTCCACTCCTCCGGAAGCGTCCTATCAGCCCTATGACGCCCGCATGCCATCTGGGTACTACTACCCAGACGACTACCAGGGACTCAACGAGGATGTCATGAACCTCAAGAACAGGGAGCATTTGC ATTCCCCCTACTATGACGTCAGTGGACTTCCCGACCCCTATGCCACCATGGGTGACGAAGATAAGAACCCCCAGATCTCATTGTCATTCGATGAAAGTCTCGAATCTGGCTACTCCACTCCAAACTCGAGGAACCGACGCATTGTGCGGGAAATAATCGTGTGA